In Colletotrichum higginsianum IMI 349063 chromosome 1, whole genome shotgun sequence, the DNA window aaggagagggagagagaaacgAACGGCCTTCTCcccgcgccctcgccccTCACCCTTGTTTCCCTCATCAGAGCCCTCCGCACCGCTCCCCGGATCCACCTTTCCCTCTCGATTcttagggggggggggggggggagaagaaaaaaaaggtgaAAAGACCCGGTCTGGAATCAGGGTTGGCCAGTCTCCAGATCAGGTTTGGATCTTTGGGGGGTGGTGGGGAAACGGAGCGCGGGGGAAGTgactgagagagagagagagagagtgagagaaaaGGCGAGAGGGGAGGACCCGTCGAAAAAACATTTTGGAGTTTTGTGGTCCTCCCCACCACGACAAATCCACAACGGACGCCAAAGAAACAACTttttccctcccccacccTCACTTGTGTTTGGTTTGGGTTTtttctcccccttctttcCTTTGGCTTGTGAGAGCGGCCCCGTCCCGCTCATCGTACGATTGTCATCTCAGGCGGACCCGCCTGCGAACTCGTCAACCGTTACCATgttgggaggggagggaggcggaggggagagggagggggaggcaGAATGAATAGAGAGATCTCGTGACAACACACCGGAAGGGTTGCAGCGCAAGATTTTGACACTCCGAGATCCGGGGGGAGCGTCATCCAGTTGGATAGTCGTGGACAGGGGCCCTCATGCCATTATTCAACGCCCGTTAACTGACTCTGGGAACCTTGACACGGTCAGTAAGACTCTAAACGCAGATTTGAGCGAGCGTGTAAGTGTGCACCTGTACGTAAGTGCGGACCCTACAACAGGAACAAGACCTACAAGCTTCACGCCAAGCCGCCGGGCAAGTATCGGCATCGCTGGGCACGAAGCTTATCTCGAGCATCTGTTGTCTGGTGAAACGCAATACGCCATTTCATCACAGTGCATTGGAACATCATCAGGGTCCCCTCACATGAGCGTGCAGATGGTATCCTTCTTGTCTTGTTGTTTTTCAATTCATTTCATTTCAATAATGCTTCATTTCGCGCCTGTGACGCTTTTGCTCTTGGGTATTGTGATGGCCTCCCCGGCCTCCGGATAGGCATTTCCTTTGCTAAATCCTCCTTCTCATGTGCCTGTTTCGTTCTTCTTCCAAGTCCCACCTGCGGGCGTATCCAAGAATTTTTCATTAGACTCCTCTAGTCACCCCCGTACAGTCACCGACTGCTACAGATCACTCCTTGCGTgcggcatcctcgacgttggcggccttgatgctgcccttctcctcgtcgtggtcgtcaatctccttggcctcggccatctcgccctcgacgccagcgacggcgtgctcgaAGCTGCGGCCGCGGCGCTCGGGTCCGAACATGGTCGTGATGACAATACCCGTTgcgatgatggcggtggCGATGCCCATAACGGGGCCGTATGCCTCGACGCTGTGGCCCGAGGGGGCCGTGACGAACGTCctctcggcgatggcgttaACAATCtgcgccgacggcgatgagatCATGTTACCCAACTGGTAGGTGATACCGGGGAACGACGAGCGGAAGGCCGGGGGCGACAGCTCGTTCAGGTGGATGGGGATGACACCCCAAGCGCCCTGGACGAAGAACTGCATGAAGAAGCCGCTGGCGCTGAGGGCACGCTCGCCCTGGGGCAGGATCCAGGCGGGGATGAGGCAGGCCGACATGAGGGCCgaggcgatgatggcgcggcggcggccaaagAACTGCGACAAGTAGCCGATGatggtgccgccgacgcagGCGCCGGCCTTCATCAGGATCGAGGCGCGTGACGCGCCGGCATTGGCCATCTCCTTCTGCGCAATCATGAAGGTCGTGTACGAGTCTTGCGACGTGTGCGAGTAGAAGTTGAACCACGTcatgaggatgatgcagTAGACGCACATCTTCCACTCCTGGGCAAgcatcttcttcgtctctcTCCAGAAGGCGCCGGGAGACGCCGTCTTCTTTCCGCGagccttggcctcgaggaaCTGCTGCGACTCGGGGAAGCAGACGCGGACGAGAccgacggcgatggagacgccggcggcgatccAGAAGACCGTCTTCCACGtctcaacaccaccaccgacgccgaggttgGCGCAGGCAGCGAGGACGTAGCCGAAAGAGTATCCCTGTTGGAGGATACCGGACATGAGGCCACGGGCGTTGGAGCTGGGGAGGTTCACATGTTAGCAGACGTTCAGGTATTAGATGGAGGGCTCGACATACGGGCAGTGCTCGAGGGCCATGGCAATGGCGTTGCCGTAGACACCTCCCATGAAGAGGCCGAACAAGCTGCGCACAGCCAAGAACTGCTGGAAGGTGGTGCTGTAGATGGTGGCAATctggagcaggccgaggatgaTCATGTTGAGAACCATGGGCCACTTGCGGCCGTACTTGTCTCCGGCCAGGCCGAAgcaggcggcgccgacggagcGGAGCAGAAGAGTGAGGGTGATGGCGGTGGTGATGTCCGTCTTGGAACGGTCGTAGTAGTGGGCCAACTTGGTGGTCTGGATGGAGAGGGCGTGGAAGTCAAAGGCATCGGCGGTCCAAGCGCAGAAGCCGCAGATGAAGAAGAGCCAGTCGCGGGGCCCTAGCTGGGCCATCA includes these proteins:
- a CDS encoding Major facilitator superfamily transporter — translated: MSTPNAQPADPIAKGVVATAKQSLKDLFIWKQRTVVVSPTGETHTEWQDPDPIKNPFSLMAQLGPRDWLFFICGFCAWTADAFDFHALSIQTTKLAHYYDRSKTDITTAITLTLLLRSVGAACFGLAGDKYGRKWPMVLNMIILGLLQIATIYSTTFQQFLAVRSLFGLFMGGVYGNAIAMALEHCPSNARGLMSGILQQGYSFGYVLAACANLGVGGGVETWKTVFWIAAGVSIAVGLVRVCFPESQQFLEAKARGKKTASPGAFWRETKKMLAQEWKMCVYCIILMTWFNFYSHTSQDSYTTFMIAQKEMANAGASRASILMKAGACVGGTIIGYLSQFFGRRRAIIASALMSACLIPAWILPQGERALSASGFFMQFFVQGAWGVIPIHLNELSPPAFRSSFPGITYQLGNMISSPSAQIVNAIAERTFVTAPSGHSVEAYGPVMGIATAIIATGIVITTMFGPERRGRSFEHAVAGVEGEMAEAKEIDDHDEEKGSIKAANVEDAARKE